A genomic window from Motilibacter aurantiacus includes:
- a CDS encoding alkaline phosphatase D family protein, whose amino-acid sequence MPTPPSRPDAALDRRRFLAAVGGVAGLAVAAQVPAELSAFAAVREKDEYPFTLGVASGDPTSDGVVLWTRLAPRPFEPGYGMREKTTNVHWRVASDPAMTRSVRHGTARVSPALGHSVHVEVEGLQPDREYYYQFRYHGHYTPVARTRTLPAPGAAVNDLTFAFVSCQDYSSGYYPSYRFIAEDDLDLVVHLGDYVYEGSIGADGGNRRTPVPAAARPAPRTLDQWRMRYALYKSDPDLQAAHAAHPFLVTWDDHEVVNDYAGTEANRQPDISALRAAAYQAYYEHQPLRRRSIPVDGNMTLYRRIQYGDLAQLDMLDGRQYRDVPPCGWGEAQACAAAYDPEITMLGRPQEKWLLDGLTASTARWNILGNNVMAARLDHDGAKGELLWHDAWDGFPAARNRLTGHIQDVGVRNAVFVTGDWHSTFVNDVKRDFDAPDSPVVATEFVGTSISTNGDAPVYGPYYGPMIGFNPHIRFFDGDRRGHVRCTVGRDQWRTDLQMVDTVSRRDARAYTHASFVVDDRVPGARRI is encoded by the coding sequence ATGCCGACCCCGCCTTCTCGTCCCGACGCCGCGCTCGACCGCCGCCGCTTCCTCGCCGCGGTCGGGGGCGTCGCGGGCCTGGCGGTCGCCGCCCAGGTGCCCGCGGAGCTCAGCGCCTTCGCCGCGGTCCGCGAGAAGGACGAATACCCGTTCACGCTCGGCGTCGCGTCCGGCGACCCCACGTCCGACGGCGTCGTGCTCTGGACGCGGCTCGCCCCACGGCCGTTCGAGCCGGGCTACGGCATGCGCGAGAAGACGACGAACGTGCACTGGCGGGTCGCCTCCGACCCGGCGATGACGAGAAGCGTCCGGCACGGGACGGCGCGGGTCAGCCCTGCCCTCGGGCACTCGGTGCACGTGGAGGTCGAGGGGCTGCAGCCGGACCGCGAGTACTACTACCAGTTCCGCTACCACGGCCACTACACGCCGGTCGCGCGCACCCGGACCCTGCCCGCGCCCGGTGCTGCGGTGAACGACCTGACGTTCGCGTTCGTCTCCTGTCAGGACTACAGCAGCGGCTACTACCCGTCCTACCGCTTCATCGCGGAGGACGACCTCGACCTGGTCGTCCACCTCGGCGACTACGTCTACGAGGGCTCCATCGGCGCCGACGGCGGCAACCGGCGTACGCCCGTCCCGGCCGCCGCCCGCCCGGCGCCGCGCACCCTCGACCAGTGGCGCATGCGCTACGCGCTCTACAAGAGCGACCCGGACCTGCAGGCGGCGCACGCCGCGCACCCGTTCCTGGTCACCTGGGACGACCACGAGGTCGTCAACGACTACGCCGGCACCGAGGCAAACCGGCAGCCGGACATCTCCGCCCTGCGGGCCGCGGCGTACCAGGCCTACTACGAGCACCAGCCGCTGCGCCGGCGCTCCATCCCGGTCGACGGCAACATGACCCTCTACCGGCGGATCCAGTACGGCGACCTCGCCCAGCTGGACATGCTCGACGGGCGGCAGTACCGCGACGTGCCGCCCTGCGGCTGGGGCGAGGCGCAGGCCTGTGCCGCCGCGTACGACCCCGAGATCACCATGCTCGGCCGACCGCAGGAGAAGTGGCTCCTCGACGGGCTCACCGCGTCCACGGCCCGCTGGAACATCCTCGGCAACAACGTCATGGCGGCCCGGCTCGACCACGACGGCGCGAAGGGCGAGCTGCTCTGGCACGACGCGTGGGACGGCTTCCCCGCGGCGCGCAACCGGCTGACGGGCCACATCCAGGACGTCGGGGTGCGCAACGCGGTCTTCGTGACCGGCGACTGGCACTCCACGTTCGTCAACGACGTCAAGCGCGACTTCGACGCCCCGGACTCGCCGGTGGTGGCGACCGAGTTCGTCGGGACGTCGATCTCGACCAACGGTGACGCGCCGGTCTACGGCCCGTACTACGGGCCCATGATCGGTTTCAACCCGCACATCAGGTTCTTCGACGGTGACCGCCGGGGGCACGTGCGCTGCACCGTCGGCCGCGACCAGTGGCGCACCGACCTGCAGATGGTCGACACGGTGAGCCGGCGGGACGCGCGCGCGTACACCCACGCGTCCTTCGTGGTGGACGACCGGGTGCCCGGCGCCCGCCGCATTTGA